In Thermosynechococcus sichuanensis E542, a single genomic region encodes these proteins:
- a CDS encoding DUF7680 family protein: MTPTTTAAPLPSLASAFGQPNYQLRVTYRGASDLHMEVWQRPTVATPHLVKPLRLGGLGGRPLALIEERVLRQLARSRVKLGKLPLHEPQVYSLTEEVALRLGLMFRVLAPMRSRDKMMACVMGIEEMGREEAAYWLGMALHRPNPRRVLAALRLLLQE; encoded by the coding sequence ATGACCCCAACAACAACAGCGGCTCCCCTTCCTAGCCTAGCGTCTGCCTTTGGCCAGCCCAATTATCAACTGCGGGTGACCTATCGTGGTGCCAGTGATCTGCACATGGAAGTGTGGCAACGACCTACGGTGGCAACGCCCCATCTGGTGAAGCCCTTGCGTTTGGGGGGCTTGGGGGGACGACCTCTTGCCCTGATTGAAGAGCGAGTGCTGCGGCAATTGGCGCGATCGCGCGTGAAGCTAGGGAAACTGCCCCTCCATGAACCTCAGGTGTATTCCCTGACAGAAGAGGTGGCACTACGGCTAGGGTTAATGTTTCGGGTGTTGGCGCCGATGCGTAGTCGCGACAAGATGATGGCCTGCGTGATGGGCATTGAGGAAATGGGACGGGAGGAAGCGGCCTATTGGTTGGGCATGGCACTGCATCGCCCGAATCCTCGGCGGGTCTTGGCAGCACTACGATTGTTGTTGCAGGAATAA
- a CDS encoding DUF4177 domain-containing protein gives MKTNLEAIRQEIQGAIAPAGVTVEVSQTGSQLTVIFNRPRDKTVDFTALADQTVDILNRQPLGRINCVKFYGRKTGGTPEWEYAEPLSPPPPQAVIPKKLQTGLSEFGQRFQFYNQTVTAASALAIFFMLLLGGLFPNSKWEYKTVYVRAETVSSNAYPKFSAKEVSLVELESEVEKLGKQGWELVDSFVEDETVHPNFGNEEYVTGLQPNVRPNRVVLLFKRKTWF, from the coding sequence ATGAAAACAAATCTGGAGGCCATCAGGCAAGAGATCCAGGGCGCGATCGCCCCCGCAGGAGTCACTGTCGAGGTTTCACAGACAGGTTCTCAACTCACAGTGATTTTCAATCGCCCTAGGGATAAAACAGTGGACTTTACGGCTCTGGCGGATCAAACTGTGGACATCCTGAATCGGCAACCCTTGGGACGGATCAACTGCGTGAAATTTTATGGGCGCAAAACTGGGGGAACCCCTGAATGGGAATATGCTGAACCCCTATCCCCCCCACCGCCGCAAGCGGTTATTCCAAAAAAGCTGCAAACAGGTCTCTCGGAATTTGGGCAGCGGTTTCAGTTCTATAATCAAACCGTTACAGCAGCGTCAGCCCTTGCGATCTTTTTCATGCTGCTGCTGGGGGGGCTTTTTCCGAATAGCAAGTGGGAGTACAAAACGGTGTATGTGAGGGCAGAAACAGTTTCTTCAAATGCGTACCCAAAGTTTTCTGCTAAAGAAGTTTCCCTCGTTGAGTTGGAGAGTGAAGTAGAAAAGCTGGGTAAGCAGGGGTGGGAGCTGGTGGATTCTTTTGTGGAGGATGAAACAGTGCATCCCAATTTTGGCAACGAGGAATACGTAACAGGTTTGCAGCCCAATGTGCGCCCCAACAGGGTGGTGTTGCTCTTTAAGCGCAAGACATGGTTTTAG
- a CDS encoding DUF1156 domain-containing protein, whose translation MTKRLIEEWLPIADLSEESVRERRSMTALPPIYYLHVWWARRPLVASRAAVLASLLPADSDRAKFKHLLGIHGDPVAARRKIDAARRKGERFEGKAYSYPRAFTYNLSAADRDWISKEQQKLGLTEVSVLDPTAGGGSVPLETLRLGFHVYSNDLNPVAVLVQKATYEWPAKYGSQLLEEYKRLTDEFLKRREERLLPYFPDEPNSNAIPTNFLWARTITCPYCGGVIPLSPNWKLAPDGTGVRLVPQLGQGIHTAGRICHFEIVHQEKDQSPGTVKGGTATCPYPDCGRVIEGSEIKDQAQAGKMGDQLFAVIYKERLLTPTKTGKLKEKWERGYRAPQPTDDVTAQVAEALAMKLPEWEALDMVPTEPIPDDINDDRPIQYGMPLWRDLFSPRQLLCHGTSVEVFRELLAEEEAKGDLPDVTRAAFGYLALSIDTLLNYGSRSCRWDITTSRVRAMFDRHDFAFVWSYAEMAPLIVGLGYDWAFEKTATCVEELLELIQPAGSLPLFQDKGAAATPEITITCGSADDLSHLADASVDAVVMDPPYYDNVMYAELSDFFYVWLKRTAGYLYPALFTRQLTDKDNEAVANPAKYKGQPKPKERAAQDYQERMAAIFAECRRVLKADGIMTLMFTHKATGAWDALTKGLIEAGFVITASWPINTEAEGSLHIKDKSAANSTIFLVCRPRPAQAKDEIRYWEDLEPLVGQAVRQRIQEFQAAGIRGVDLYLSCFGPALEIFSRHWPIQRGQPRSDAPDPYGVTPEDALEAARREVKRWKLAQLTNAQRLHELDPLSEWFVLAWDAFQAPQFPYDEALRLARVVGLDLDRQVMGVLGEKKSSQVLLWDSATRAAKGALGSPDGRRGMIDAIHHAAYVGRTQTLDAARELLRANDLEKEPKFLAALEAVLEVLPPSRTYTGYDPVHAALPAANDFEALENLRRLAFQQQIDEPKQLELWQLQ comes from the coding sequence ATGACGAAACGATTGATTGAAGAATGGTTACCGATCGCCGACCTCAGCGAGGAAAGTGTCCGTGAACGTCGCTCAATGACGGCTCTGCCACCCATCTATTATCTTCATGTCTGGTGGGCACGGCGACCGTTGGTGGCCTCTCGCGCGGCGGTGTTGGCCTCACTGCTCCCTGCGGATAGCGATCGCGCCAAGTTCAAACATCTCCTCGGTATTCATGGCGATCCTGTTGCAGCCAGACGAAAAATTGATGCTGCCCGACGAAAAGGAGAACGCTTTGAGGGAAAAGCTTACAGTTATCCCAGAGCATTTACCTATAACCTCTCAGCGGCAGATCGAGATTGGATCAGCAAGGAACAACAAAAATTGGGGCTTACTGAAGTATCAGTCCTTGATCCAACAGCAGGAGGTGGCAGTGTTCCGCTTGAGACACTCCGTCTTGGTTTTCACGTCTATAGCAATGATCTTAATCCCGTAGCTGTTTTGGTTCAAAAAGCAACCTACGAATGGCCTGCCAAATATGGTTCACAACTGCTTGAGGAATATAAACGTCTCACAGATGAATTTCTCAAGCGACGAGAAGAGAGACTATTACCCTACTTTCCTGATGAACCCAACTCAAATGCTATCCCAACGAATTTCCTTTGGGCACGAACGATCACGTGTCCTTACTGTGGGGGGGTGATTCCGCTTTCGCCCAACTGGAAGCTGGCACCCGATGGTACGGGGGTGAGGCTAGTGCCCCAACTGGGTCAGGGGATCCATACCGCAGGGCGCATTTGCCACTTTGAAATTGTCCACCAAGAGAAGGATCAATCTCCCGGCACCGTCAAGGGGGGAACGGCCACCTGTCCTTACCCCGATTGTGGTCGGGTGATCGAGGGCAGTGAAATCAAAGATCAAGCCCAAGCTGGGAAAATGGGCGATCAACTCTTTGCTGTGATCTATAAAGAACGTCTGCTCACTCCCACCAAAACAGGCAAACTCAAGGAAAAATGGGAACGCGGTTATCGTGCCCCTCAACCCACTGATGACGTGACTGCACAGGTGGCAGAGGCCTTGGCCATGAAACTGCCAGAGTGGGAAGCCTTGGATATGGTGCCAACGGAACCCATTCCAGACGATATCAATGATGATCGCCCCATTCAGTATGGAATGCCATTGTGGCGAGATCTTTTTTCACCACGACAATTGCTGTGCCATGGCACCAGTGTTGAGGTCTTTCGGGAACTCTTAGCCGAGGAAGAGGCCAAGGGCGACCTACCTGACGTAACCCGCGCCGCGTTTGGGTATTTAGCTCTCTCGATAGATACGCTGTTAAACTACGGTTCTCGAAGTTGTCGGTGGGATATTACGACATCCAGAGTTCGAGCAATGTTTGATCGCCATGACTTTGCATTTGTTTGGTCATATGCAGAAATGGCTCCCCTCATTGTCGGACTGGGTTATGACTGGGCATTTGAAAAAACAGCAACGTGTGTTGAAGAACTGCTTGAACTCATCCAGCCCGCAGGCAGTTTGCCTCTCTTTCAAGACAAGGGGGCAGCGGCCACGCCTGAAATCACGATTACCTGTGGTTCAGCGGATGATTTATCTCATTTGGCAGATGCCAGTGTGGATGCAGTGGTGATGGATCCACCCTACTACGACAATGTGATGTACGCAGAGCTATCGGACTTCTTTTATGTGTGGCTCAAGCGGACGGCGGGCTACCTTTATCCAGCGCTATTTACTCGCCAATTGACAGACAAGGACAATGAGGCAGTGGCCAACCCTGCCAAGTACAAGGGACAACCCAAACCCAAAGAACGGGCCGCCCAAGATTACCAAGAACGGATGGCAGCGATTTTTGCCGAGTGTCGGCGAGTGCTCAAGGCCGATGGCATTATGACGCTAATGTTTACCCACAAGGCCACAGGCGCATGGGATGCCCTCACCAAGGGGTTGATCGAAGCGGGCTTTGTGATCACTGCCAGTTGGCCGATCAATACTGAAGCGGAAGGGTCGCTGCATATCAAGGATAAGTCTGCTGCCAATAGCACGATCTTTTTGGTGTGTCGTCCGCGCCCTGCCCAAGCCAAGGATGAGATTCGCTACTGGGAAGACCTTGAACCCTTGGTGGGTCAGGCGGTGCGCCAGCGCATTCAGGAATTCCAAGCCGCCGGGATTCGCGGTGTGGACTTGTATCTTTCCTGCTTTGGCCCTGCCCTAGAAATCTTTTCGCGCCACTGGCCGATCCAACGCGGCCAACCCCGCTCCGATGCCCCTGATCCCTATGGGGTCACGCCCGAAGATGCCCTTGAAGCCGCCCGCCGCGAAGTGAAACGCTGGAAGCTGGCACAGTTAACCAATGCCCAACGACTCCATGAACTTGACCCCCTCAGTGAATGGTTTGTGCTCGCTTGGGATGCCTTTCAAGCACCGCAGTTTCCCTACGATGAAGCCCTGCGCCTTGCCCGTGTGGTGGGTCTCGATTTGGATCGGCAGGTGATGGGTGTTCTCGGTGAGAAAAAAAGTAGTCAAGTGCTGCTGTGGGATAGTGCCACCCGTGCTGCTAAAGGTGCCCTCGGTTCTCCCGATGGCAGGCGCGGCATGATTGATGCCATTCACCATGCGGCTTACGTGGGGCGCACCCAAACCCTCGATGCCGCCCGAGAATTGCTCAGGGCTAATGACCTAGAGAAGGAACCGAAGTTTCTCGCTGCTCTGGAAGCTGTCCTTGAGGTGTTGCCCCCTTCGCGTACCTACACGGGCTACGATCCGGTGCACGCGGCGCTGCCGGCGGCCAATGATTTTGAAGCCCTCGAAAATCTACGGCGACTGGCTTTTCAACAGCAGATTGATGAACCGAAGCAATTGGAATTGTGGCAATTGCAATAA